The following proteins are co-located in the Streptomyces sp. NBC_00435 genome:
- a CDS encoding aspartate aminotransferase family protein, producing MGNAIAVSQDLSKTAYDHLWMHFTRMSSYENSPVPTIVRGEGTYIFDDKGKRYLDGLAGLFVVNAGHGRKELAEVAYKQAQELAFFPIWSYAHPKAVELAERLAHYAPGDLNKVFFTTGGGEAVETAWKLAKQYFKLQGKHTKYKVISRAVAYHGTPQGALSITGLPALKAPFEPLVPGAHKVVNTNIYRAPIYGDDPEAYGRWCADQIEQEILFEGADTVAAVFLEPVQNAGGCFPPPPGYFQRVREICDEYDVLLVSDETICAFGRLGTMFACDKFGYIPDMITCAKGMTSGYSPIGACIISDKLAEPFYKGDNTFLHGYTFGGHPVSSAVALANLDIFDKEGLNQHVLDNEDAFRSTLEKLHDLPIVGDVRGNGYFYGIELVKDKVTKESFTDEETERVLYGFLSKALFENGLYCRADDRGDPVIQLAPPLTADQGTFDEIEGILRRVLTEAWTKL from the coding sequence GTGGGGAACGCGATAGCCGTGAGCCAGGACCTCTCCAAGACCGCCTACGACCACCTGTGGATGCACTTCACCCGCATGTCGTCGTACGAGAACTCGCCCGTACCCACCATCGTGCGGGGCGAGGGCACCTACATCTTCGACGACAAGGGCAAGCGCTACCTGGACGGTCTCGCCGGACTGTTCGTGGTCAACGCCGGTCACGGCCGCAAGGAACTGGCCGAGGTCGCGTACAAGCAGGCCCAGGAACTCGCGTTCTTCCCCATTTGGTCGTACGCGCACCCCAAGGCCGTCGAGCTCGCCGAGCGCCTCGCGCACTACGCCCCGGGCGACCTGAACAAGGTCTTCTTCACCACCGGTGGCGGCGAGGCCGTCGAGACGGCCTGGAAGCTCGCCAAGCAGTACTTCAAGCTGCAGGGCAAGCACACCAAGTACAAGGTCATCTCCCGCGCGGTCGCCTACCACGGCACCCCGCAGGGCGCCCTGTCCATCACCGGCCTGCCGGCCCTCAAGGCCCCCTTCGAGCCGCTGGTCCCCGGCGCGCACAAGGTGGTCAACACCAACATCTACCGCGCCCCGATCTACGGCGACGACCCCGAGGCCTACGGCCGCTGGTGCGCCGACCAGATCGAGCAGGAGATCCTGTTCGAGGGCGCCGACACCGTCGCCGCCGTCTTCCTGGAGCCGGTGCAGAACGCCGGTGGCTGCTTCCCGCCGCCGCCCGGGTACTTCCAGCGGGTCCGCGAGATCTGCGACGAGTACGACGTGCTGCTCGTCTCCGACGAGACGATCTGCGCCTTCGGCCGCCTCGGCACGATGTTCGCCTGTGACAAGTTCGGCTACATCCCGGACATGATCACCTGCGCGAAGGGCATGACCTCGGGCTACTCCCCGATCGGTGCCTGCATCATCTCGGACAAGCTCGCCGAGCCGTTCTACAAGGGTGACAACACCTTCCTGCACGGCTACACCTTCGGCGGACACCCGGTGTCCTCCGCGGTGGCGCTCGCCAACCTCGACATCTTCGACAAGGAAGGCCTCAACCAGCACGTGCTGGACAACGAGGACGCCTTCCGCTCGACGCTGGAGAAGCTGCACGACCTGCCGATCGTCGGCGACGTCCGCGGCAACGGCTACTTCTACGGCATCGAGCTCGTCAAGGACAAGGTCACCAAGGAGTCCTTCACGGACGAGGAGACGGAGCGCGTGCTCTACGGCTTCCTCTCCAAGGCGCTCTTCGAGAACGGCCTGTACTGCCGCGCCGACGACCGTGGCGACCCGGTCATCCAGCTGGCCCCGCCGCTCACCGCCGACCAGGGCACCTTCGACGAGATCGAGGGCATCCTGCGCCGCGTGCTCACCGAGGCCTGGACCAAGCTCTAA
- a CDS encoding Lrp/AsnC family transcriptional regulator, translating to MHSEVVVSRSADSRNRQPSPSVDAVSLAIIEQLQEDGRRPYAAIGKAVGLSEAAVRQRVQKLLDQGVMQIVAVTDPLTVGLRRQAMVGINVEGDLDPVADALTAMAECEYVVMTAGSFDLMVEIVCEDDDHLLETINKKIRALPGVRSTESFVYLKLKKQTYMWGTR from the coding sequence GTGCACAGTGAGGTCGTGGTCAGTCGAAGCGCAGATTCCAGGAACAGACAACCGTCCCCTTCGGTAGATGCTGTGTCCCTGGCGATCATCGAGCAACTGCAGGAGGACGGCCGGCGCCCCTACGCGGCGATCGGAAAGGCCGTAGGCCTGTCCGAAGCGGCGGTGCGCCAGCGGGTTCAGAAGCTGCTCGACCAGGGCGTCATGCAGATCGTCGCCGTCACCGACCCGCTCACCGTGGGGCTCCGGCGCCAGGCGATGGTCGGCATCAACGTCGAGGGAGACCTCGACCCGGTGGCCGACGCCCTGACCGCGATGGCCGAGTGCGAGTACGTGGTGATGACCGCGGGCTCGTTCGACCTGATGGTGGAAATCGTCTGCGAGGACGACGACCACCTGCTGGAAACGATCAACAAGAAGATCCGCGCGCTCCCCGGCGTGCGATCAACCGAAAGCTTCGTTTACCTGAAGCTGAAGAAGCAGACCTACATGTGGGGAACGCGATAG